A region from the Serinus canaria isolate serCan28SL12 chromosome 10, serCan2020, whole genome shotgun sequence genome encodes:
- the AQP9 gene encoding aquaporin-9 isoform X1, with the protein MSRKNRRSLKEKFSLKNSLVKEALSEFLGTFILIALGCGCVGQAVLSRGEHGGPMTVSVGFAMAVTIAVYVSGGVSGGHINPAVSLAMCVTGRLKWTKLPIYILAQFLGAFVGAAAVFGIYYNAFMEYSDGKLEVTGPNATAQIFATYPAPYLSLVNGFADQVMSTAVLLLAIFAIFDTKNNSVPKGLEPIAVGLLIIVLTCSLGMNSGCAMNPARDLGPRLFTAIAGWGMEVFTAGNNWWWVPIVAPLVGGVLGAMTYVIFIEIHHSDPQPGEENDVHAKYEMTNMA; encoded by the exons ATGAGCCGGAAAAACAGAAGGAGTTTAAAGGAGAAATTTTCCTTGAAGAACAGCCTGGTTAAAGAAGCTCTCTCAGAGTTCCTGGGAACTTTTATACTGATA gctctgggctgtgggtgTGTGGGCCAGGCCGTGCTGAGCCGCGGGGAGCATGGAGGGCCCATGACGGTGTCAGTGGGCTTTGCCATGGCAGTCACCATAGCCGTGTACGTGTCCGGGGGCGTTTCTG gtgGCCACATAAACCCAGCTGTTTCATTAGCCATGTGCGTGACTGGAAGATTAAAATGGACCAAATTACCAATTTACATATTAGCACAATTCCTGGGAGCATTCgttggagcagcagctgtctTTGGGATTTATTACA ATGCCTTTATGGAGTACAGTGATGGAAAACTTGAAGTCACAGGACCAAATGCCACAGCACAAATCTTTGCAACATATCCAGCTCCCTATCTGTCCCTCGTAAATGGATTTGCAGATCAG GTGATGTCAACAGCTGTTCTTCTTCTGGCTATATTTGCTATTTTTGACACCAAAAATAACAGTGTACCCAAGGGCCTGGAGCCAATTGCAGTGGGACTTCTTATAATTGTTCTTACTTGCTCCTTGGGAATGAACAGTGGCTGTGCCATGAACCCAGCCAGGGATCTTGGCCCAAGGCTCTTCACAGCCATTGCAGGATGGGGGATGGAAGTATTCAC GGCTGGTAATAATTGGTGGTGGGTTCCTATAGTTGCACCTCTGGTGGGAGGTGTACTTGGAGCAATGACCTATGtcatttttattgaaattcaTCACTCAGATCCtcagccaggagaagaaaatgatgTGCATGCTAAATATGAAATGACCAATATGGCATAA
- the AQP9 gene encoding aquaporin-9 isoform X2 — protein sequence MTVSVGFAMAVTIAVYVSGGVSGGHINPAVSLAMCVTGRLKWTKLPIYILAQFLGAFVGAAAVFGIYYNAFMEYSDGKLEVTGPNATAQIFATYPAPYLSLVNGFADQVMSTAVLLLAIFAIFDTKNNSVPKGLEPIAVGLLIIVLTCSLGMNSGCAMNPARDLGPRLFTAIAGWGMEVFTAGNNWWWVPIVAPLVGGVLGAMTYVIFIEIHHSDPQPGEENDVHAKYEMTNMA from the exons ATGACGGTGTCAGTGGGCTTTGCCATGGCAGTCACCATAGCCGTGTACGTGTCCGGGGGCGTTTCTG gtgGCCACATAAACCCAGCTGTTTCATTAGCCATGTGCGTGACTGGAAGATTAAAATGGACCAAATTACCAATTTACATATTAGCACAATTCCTGGGAGCATTCgttggagcagcagctgtctTTGGGATTTATTACA ATGCCTTTATGGAGTACAGTGATGGAAAACTTGAAGTCACAGGACCAAATGCCACAGCACAAATCTTTGCAACATATCCAGCTCCCTATCTGTCCCTCGTAAATGGATTTGCAGATCAG GTGATGTCAACAGCTGTTCTTCTTCTGGCTATATTTGCTATTTTTGACACCAAAAATAACAGTGTACCCAAGGGCCTGGAGCCAATTGCAGTGGGACTTCTTATAATTGTTCTTACTTGCTCCTTGGGAATGAACAGTGGCTGTGCCATGAACCCAGCCAGGGATCTTGGCCCAAGGCTCTTCACAGCCATTGCAGGATGGGGGATGGAAGTATTCAC GGCTGGTAATAATTGGTGGTGGGTTCCTATAGTTGCACCTCTGGTGGGAGGTGTACTTGGAGCAATGACCTATGtcatttttattgaaattcaTCACTCAGATCCtcagccaggagaagaaaatgatgTGCATGCTAAATATGAAATGACCAATATGGCATAA